In Oryza sativa Japonica Group chromosome 8, ASM3414082v1, the sequence CGGATGCTTTAACTGTGTTAAAAATCTTAAGATAGGTTAACCAGCCGAAACTACCAAGACACTCTACGTGGTTTTTCGTTATCATTTATCAATGAAAAATGAACTGTTGGAGCTCATGCAAGCACTATGACCTGTAATGAAATCAATCGAAAATTCTGAATCACACTTCAGAtggagcatgcatgcatgagcaaAGCTAGCAGCTAGCAAGAATGCAAGATATAGCATTTCCTCGTCAAATATCTTCTATCGGTACGTGGTTGTGTTGTCTGATGGACTCGTTTAGCTGGAGCAGCCGAGCAGGGATAAGGAACAAAACGGATATGGCCTTCCTGGCCATAAGTTGCAGTTAGCTTTTGCAGTGGCGCCGTTCCTATCTGCAATTTGCCCTCCCCTGTTGCTTGCTTCTGCCTTGTTGAGCACTTGCACTTGAGCCAAGGTTCCGTGCCCACTGGACTACTGGAGTACTACCACTGTTCTCCCATCCCATATTAATTGCAGGATGTGCACTGAACTACTAATCTTGCCTGTACATTCAGTTCTTAGACTACGAAAATCCAAATTGCACCACACTTATTAGCTGAGGCTGTGTTGTGTTATCTTTGCACTTAATTCGGGAAAAATATTTTGGGGCTAAAATATTGCCTAGTGttctttccattttttaaaaatatttgtcaaACTCAAGATGGTTTGAATTATGTTGCGGCATTGAAATAGGTAACGAAGGTTTATATTATTCGATCGTGCCACTTCTCCAAAAGtataatttcttaaaaaaaactttgtacATTAACATTACCTAATATTTTTCTAAGTTATTTATCagctttataatatttaattcatccaTTAGCAATTTTCTTATGTCCGTAATCTATCAATCGTCCAATTAGAACACACCAGGAACAAGAACAGATGAAATACCTATATTTCAATTCAGACCGAATTAAGttagttaatttgatgcatTAGTCTTATGTTTCCTGGGGTGGAAAACATTCCTCTATGCATTCCATACTTGGAATGCAACAGTCCCGTTTGCAAAGAAGGCCAAAAACAGAGAATCCACTGCAGTACACACAAGACACAACTGCATGCCAAACGAAGCTTTgaactgacaaaaaaaaatgaccaaTTGGATCGATGCACAGTTTAGTCTTTCGTTCCAACAAATTACAGTGACACACCTAGAGATTATTTGAACCACCACTTAATTAATCTGAAAGAAATTGACATGAACAAATTAAGCATAACATGAAAAAAGAAATCAGACACATTCCCATGACAgaagtgcatgcatgcaaattaaTCAATCACACGGAGTgaccaccacgacgacgacgacggcggcggcggcgaccaactCGACCGGAGAGAGACGTACGACGAACTTAACCGCTACCGCCGAGGACGGACTTGAGCTTCTTCACCTGCGCGTCGTCCAAGAAGGTGACCTTCTCGACGATGGCGGACGGCAGGTTGTTGGCGAAGAGGGCGTAGTCGGTGATCTGGAGGCCGGGGTTGGGGCCGCTGAAGGCGacgagcgccaccgccgccgactggccGGCGTTGTACTGGTAGTGCAGGAGGCCCTGGGGGAACACCATGATGTCGCCGGCGTACAGCGTCCTGGTGTAGACGGtgttggaggaggaggtgatgaacccggcggcgacggtgcccTGGGTGACGAACAGGAGCTCGGAGGCGGCCGGGTGGGTGTGGAGCGGCacgacgccgccgacggcgatgtCCAGCCTCGCCGCGGAGATACCGAGCCCGTTCACGCCGGGGAACTGGCCGACGAAGGCCGGCGTCACGGCGGCCTTGATGAGGTTGCTGGTGttgcccgccgccgcgaggccgtGGTAGGCGaagtcgccggcgccgacgctgGCCTTGCACGGGTACCCCGCCGGCGTGTCGCTGCAGGTCAG encodes:
- the LOC4345763 gene encoding germin-like protein 8-14 precursor — its product is MAKAVMMLPVLLSFLLLPFSSMALTQDFCVADLTCSDTPAGYPCKASVGAGDFAYHGLAAAGNTSNLIKAAVTPAFVGQFPGVNGLGISAARLDIAVGGVVPLHTHPAASELLFVTQGTVAAGFITSSSNTVYTRTLYAGDIMVFPQGLLHYQYNAGQSAAVALVAFSGPNPGLQITDYALFANNLPSAIVEKVTFLDDAQVKKLKSVLGGSG